The window AAAGGCTAGTAAATCAGCGTTGGCAAGGGTAGAATACGCTCCAACTTTACATAATTACTATTTAGCGGCAAAATAAAGCCCGCTAATATTTGCCTAATTTCTAAAGAGGATTAAATGGCTAAAGAAGACGTAATTGAGATGCAAGGCACGGTCCTTGACACTCTACCAAACACTATGTTCCGTGTTGAACTTGAAAACGGTCACGTTGTGACTGCGCATATCTCTGGTAAAATGCGTAAGAACTACATCCGTATCCTTACGGGTGACAAAGTAACTGTAGAGATGACTCCATACGACCTGACTAAAGGTCGCATCGTCTTCCGTGCTCGTTAATCTCTGATTTTCGAATACAAATAAAAAACGGAGCTTTATGCTCCGTTTTTTATTTGTAGTTGGAAATGTTCGACAAGCTTATCGCGCATGCTTCTGCTTTTTTAAACAAAAAAGGATGCAAAAGCACCCTTTTATTCATTTGCTGAAGTCGAAAATTAGTGCATTGCAGCTTCTTTCTCGTTCAGATACTCAAACTCAAGCACATCGTTGACCAGCGTCACCTTAACGGTACCACCGTTAACTAATGAGCCGAACAGAAGCTCGTTTGCCAGAGGCTTTTTAAGCTGCTCTTGAATAACGCGCCCCATTGGACGAGCACCCATCGCTTTGTCGTAACCTCTGTTGGCCAGCCAATGACGTGCGTCCTGAGATACTTCCATCGAAACACCACGAGCATCCAGCTGCACTTGAAGCTCAACAATGAACTTGTCGACAACTTGATGGATAACGCTCTCATCCAAGCTGTTAAACCAGATGATATTATCAAGACGGTTACGGAACTCCGGCGTAAACACTTTTTTAATTTCCGCCATCGCATCGTGGCTATTGTCTTGCTGAATCAAGCCGATCGATTTTTTCTCGGTTTCCGCAACGCCCGCGTTGGTAGTCATTACAAGGATCACATTACGGAAATCCGCTTTACGACCGTTGTTGTCTGTTAGTGTCCCGTTGT is drawn from uncultured Vibrio sp. and contains these coding sequences:
- the infA gene encoding translation initiation factor IF-1 — protein: MAKEDVIEMQGTVLDTLPNTMFRVELENGHVVTAHISGKMRKNYIRILTGDKVTVEMTPYDLTKGRIVFRAR